In one window of Caballeronia sp. TF1N1 DNA:
- a CDS encoding DUF2827 domain-containing protein, with protein MTIRIGISVVTHQGQNIWQNGLGQNVIFLAEALQRLPFVESVSLIDVGDQNAMPPQVDLSSRKVRIMRAADATNHVDVIFEMGGALDTQWLDLMRARGKKVVYYCCGQPYVGLIEAPVFDKPVHVMRPDRYDEIWLMPKDRLSIPMMRTLHRCDVHLVPFIWHPQFLEQRIAEVSEHGLHFGYQRRSGTSLEDPPHAQGFRVAMFEPNISVVKTSSIPMLVCEEAYRAVPSSVSHMHVLNSLHMKDHPTLVQMANSLNIVKDSKATFHGRNDIAGFMAQYADAVVSHQWGNDQNYLYLDVLYGGYPLVHNSPWLDAGYYYPDFNAQEGGRQLLLAAREHDASLADYRARAQRVIDSVNPFQLANLDSFANRLLHLCNHSTVKLGV; from the coding sequence ATGACAATCCGAATCGGAATTTCTGTCGTAACGCATCAAGGACAGAACATCTGGCAGAACGGGCTTGGGCAAAATGTCATCTTCTTGGCGGAAGCTCTCCAACGGTTGCCGTTCGTAGAAAGCGTTTCGTTGATTGATGTTGGCGATCAAAACGCGATGCCGCCGCAAGTCGATCTGTCGTCAAGAAAGGTGCGCATCATGCGCGCAGCGGACGCAACCAATCATGTCGATGTGATTTTCGAGATGGGTGGTGCGCTGGATACCCAGTGGCTTGATCTAATGCGCGCACGCGGCAAGAAGGTGGTTTATTACTGCTGCGGGCAGCCCTACGTTGGTCTGATCGAGGCGCCCGTTTTCGATAAACCGGTTCACGTTATGCGGCCGGACCGCTATGACGAAATCTGGTTGATGCCGAAAGATCGATTGTCAATCCCCATGATGCGTACGCTCCACCGTTGCGATGTTCATCTTGTGCCATTCATCTGGCATCCGCAGTTTCTCGAACAACGCATTGCCGAAGTAAGCGAACACGGACTCCATTTCGGATATCAGCGTCGGAGCGGAACTTCATTGGAAGATCCACCACATGCGCAGGGCTTTCGTGTCGCAATGTTCGAGCCGAACATTTCAGTTGTGAAGACGTCGAGCATTCCGATGTTGGTATGCGAAGAAGCTTATCGAGCCGTACCTTCGAGCGTGTCGCACATGCATGTGCTCAACTCGCTGCACATGAAGGATCATCCGACGCTCGTGCAAATGGCGAATTCGCTCAACATCGTGAAAGACAGCAAGGCAACATTTCACGGTCGAAATGACATTGCAGGCTTCATGGCGCAGTACGCAGATGCCGTCGTCTCTCACCAATGGGGAAACGACCAGAATTATCTTTATCTTGACGTCTTGTATGGCGGCTATCCGCTGGTGCACAACTCGCCTTGGCTCGACGCGGGCTACTACTACCCGGATTTCAACGCGCAAGAGGGCGGCCGGCAACTCTTATTGGCTGCTCGCGAACACGACGCATCGCTAGCTGACTATCGCGCACGAGCCCAGCGTGTAATCGACTCGGTCAATCCGTTTCAACTAGCGAATCTCGATAGTTTCGCCAATCGGTTGCTGCACCTTTGCAACCACAGCACTGTGAAGCTCGGCGTATGA
- a CDS encoding DUF2827 domain-containing protein → MNKQTKPRMPERLNVGVSIFIRKGEQSLWENGIFQNCLYLVMLLKRSPRVKATYLVTGGGDGGPEDAKRFLVDSPAPLIDMETAMTKLDVMIEMSAQLNKEWSIKFRDGGGKIITMRVGNDYVIDIERMVFNLQHALLISGAPYDEVWTLPEYERSCAPYFETLFRAPVKLMPHLWSPVVLDREVAKLPEGQTFGYQRGRGRWRIGIFEPNVCMVKTSYIPMLCCEMAHRENPDMIERMYAYNTFKLKDHPGFAGFAQSLNIVKHGLGFFEGRYPFAQIVPVSVDAVVSHQWENPQNYVYYEALYGGYPLIHNSHLIGDCGYRYQDFDCEEGGRALRRAFAVHDENLASYQASAKTFLKTLDPENEENVRLYTQAIEAVYART, encoded by the coding sequence ATGAACAAGCAAACAAAACCCCGCATGCCGGAGCGGTTGAATGTCGGCGTTTCAATTTTTATCCGAAAAGGCGAGCAGTCGCTCTGGGAGAACGGCATTTTCCAGAACTGCCTGTATCTCGTCATGCTGCTTAAGCGTTCTCCGCGCGTAAAAGCCACTTATTTGGTGACGGGCGGCGGCGATGGTGGCCCGGAGGACGCCAAGCGTTTCTTGGTCGATTCGCCGGCACCGCTCATCGACATGGAAACAGCCATGACGAAGCTCGACGTAATGATCGAGATGAGCGCCCAGCTCAATAAGGAATGGTCGATCAAGTTTCGAGACGGCGGCGGAAAGATCATTACGATGCGCGTAGGTAATGACTACGTCATTGACATCGAGCGAATGGTCTTCAACCTGCAACACGCGCTGCTTATCTCGGGTGCGCCGTATGACGAGGTTTGGACGCTCCCGGAATACGAGCGCAGTTGTGCGCCATACTTCGAGACGCTCTTCCGTGCGCCGGTGAAGCTAATGCCGCACCTCTGGAGTCCTGTGGTTCTCGACCGCGAGGTTGCGAAATTGCCAGAGGGCCAGACGTTTGGATATCAGCGTGGCCGTGGCCGCTGGCGTATCGGAATCTTTGAGCCGAATGTCTGCATGGTGAAAACGAGTTATATCCCCATGCTCTGCTGTGAAATGGCGCATCGGGAGAATCCGGACATGATTGAACGTATGTACGCATACAACACGTTCAAACTGAAAGATCATCCAGGATTCGCAGGATTTGCGCAGAGCCTGAACATTGTCAAACATGGGCTCGGCTTCTTTGAGGGGCGTTATCCGTTCGCGCAGATCGTACCAGTGTCGGTTGATGCAGTTGTCAGCCACCAGTGGGAGAACCCTCAGAACTATGTCTATTACGAAGCTTTGTACGGTGGGTATCCGCTAATTCATAACTCGCATTTGATCGGTGATTGCGGGTATCGCTATCAAGACTTCGACTGCGAAGAAGGCGGCAGGGCATTGCGTCGCGCGTTCGCTGTGCACGACGAAAACCTCGCCAGCTACCAGGCTAGCGCGAAAACGTTTCTGAAGACGCTGGATCCGGAAAACGAAGAGAACGTACGGCTTTATACCCAAGCTATCGAAGCAGTTTATGCAAGAACCTGA
- a CDS encoding plasmid pRiA4b ORF-3 family protein produces the protein MVQTRKPAVRLVKSPVPDYVLRVELKYIKPAIWRRIIVPGSIRLGKLHVVLLLAMGWDGGHLHEFVFGETNYGEPDDFGFQSDPPMLNEARVTLAKALGGLRSFTYIYDYGDNWQHRIKVEKALVPDPDMRQPLCLDGQNACPPEDVGGVPGYAAFLEAIGDSAHEEHDHFLEWCGGNFDAGAFDLALANQRLSEIKF, from the coding sequence ATGGTCCAAACCCGCAAACCCGCTGTGCGCCTGGTCAAGTCGCCAGTGCCCGATTACGTGCTGCGCGTTGAGCTGAAGTACATCAAGCCTGCGATCTGGCGACGAATCATCGTTCCTGGTTCTATCCGCCTGGGCAAGCTGCATGTCGTGCTGCTGCTGGCCATGGGCTGGGATGGAGGCCACCTGCATGAATTCGTCTTCGGCGAAACCAACTATGGCGAACCGGATGACTTCGGTTTCCAGAGCGATCCGCCCATGCTAAATGAAGCACGGGTCACGCTGGCCAAGGCGCTGGGAGGATTGAGGTCGTTCACCTACATCTACGACTACGGCGACAACTGGCAGCATCGGATCAAGGTCGAGAAGGCCCTCGTGCCTGATCCAGACATGCGCCAGCCGCTATGCCTCGACGGACAGAACGCATGTCCGCCGGAGGACGTTGGCGGCGTGCCGGGATATGCCGCCTTCCTCGAAGCAATCGGCGATTCAGCGCACGAGGAACACGACCACTTCCTCGAATGGTGTGGCGGCAACTTCGATGCCGGCGCCTTCGATCTCGCGCTTGCAAACCAGCGGCTCTCAGAGATCAAATTCTGA
- a CDS encoding CopD family protein has protein sequence MLWIKSLHIVLVASWFAGLFYLPRIFVNLAMEKDAAATARLLLMARKLFRFMTFIAVPALACGLWLWLVVGIGAGQGWLHAKLTVVALIIVYHAYCGRLLHTFQRGENKRSDKWYRMFNELPVLGLLGATLLVVVKPF, from the coding sequence ATGCTCTGGATCAAATCGCTGCATATCGTGCTGGTCGCGTCGTGGTTCGCCGGGCTTTTCTATCTGCCGCGCATTTTCGTGAATCTCGCGATGGAAAAGGACGCGGCTGCAACCGCTCGCTTGCTGCTCATGGCGCGCAAGCTGTTTCGCTTCATGACGTTCATCGCGGTGCCCGCCCTGGCGTGCGGGCTTTGGTTGTGGCTCGTGGTAGGCATTGGCGCGGGGCAGGGCTGGCTGCATGCGAAGCTCACCGTCGTTGCGCTGATCATCGTTTATCACGCTTATTGCGGGCGCTTGCTGCACACGTTTCAACGTGGCGAGAATAAGCGGTCGGACAAGTGGTATCGGATGTTCAATGAATTGCCGGTGCTGGGTCTTTTAGGCGCGACGTTGCTTGTCGTGGTCAAGCCTTTTTAG
- the tnpB gene encoding IS66 family insertion sequence element accessory protein TnpB (TnpB, as the term is used for proteins encoded by IS66 family insertion elements, is considered an accessory protein, since TnpC, encoded by a neighboring gene, is a DDE family transposase.) produces MIAPPSGTRVWLAAGVTDMRRGMDGLAGLVQSTLGRDPFSGHIFLFRGRRGDLIKILWWSGDGMNLYAKRLEHGRFVWPQANSGTVHLSAAQLSMLLEGIDWRHPERTWQPTHAA; encoded by the coding sequence ATGATTGCTCCACCCAGCGGTACCCGCGTATGGCTGGCAGCGGGCGTTACCGATATGCGCCGGGGCATGGATGGACTTGCCGGGCTGGTGCAATCGACACTGGGACGTGATCCCTTCTCAGGTCACATCTTCCTTTTTCGTGGGCGTCGCGGTGACCTCATCAAGATTTTATGGTGGAGCGGCGACGGCATGAACCTGTACGCGAAGCGACTTGAGCACGGACGCTTCGTGTGGCCACAGGCGAACTCGGGAACAGTCCATCTATCTGCGGCGCAGTTGTCGATGCTGCTCGAGGGGATTGACTGGCGACATCCAGAACGGACGTGGCAGCCGACGCACGCGGCGTAA
- a CDS encoding MurR/RpiR family transcriptional regulator — protein MLLSQVEAMREQLRPSERKLADYVLEAPREVLDLSMTDFAARAGVSQPTIARFCQALGFSGFREFKIRLAQSVAGDVPTVYRDVRSDEPPAGVAAKVLDRTIGALIQVRNSLSSDSVAAAIGVLANARRIEFYGAGGSGIAALDMQHKFFRLGVPSVAYSDPHTYTTSAALLGPGDVVVAISNTGRTKDILDACKSAMDRGASVIAITHGNSPLARMANIGLFANVDEDTDIFSPMTSRVSHLAIGDILAVGMALARGPELAARLAEAKDVLERRRVDL, from the coding sequence ATGTTGCTGTCCCAAGTCGAGGCGATGCGAGAACAATTGCGCCCTTCGGAGCGCAAGCTGGCCGACTACGTGCTCGAAGCGCCGCGCGAGGTACTCGACTTGTCGATGACCGATTTTGCGGCGCGGGCCGGCGTCAGTCAGCCGACGATCGCGCGCTTCTGTCAGGCGTTGGGCTTTTCCGGCTTTCGCGAGTTCAAGATTCGTCTTGCTCAAAGCGTGGCAGGGGACGTTCCCACGGTTTATCGCGATGTCCGCAGCGACGAGCCGCCTGCGGGCGTTGCCGCGAAGGTTCTGGACCGCACCATCGGAGCGCTGATCCAGGTGCGCAACAGCTTGTCGTCGGACAGCGTCGCCGCCGCGATTGGCGTGCTGGCCAACGCGCGTCGCATCGAGTTCTATGGCGCGGGCGGATCGGGCATCGCGGCGCTGGATATGCAGCACAAGTTCTTCCGCCTCGGCGTGCCGTCGGTTGCGTATTCGGACCCGCATACCTATACGACTTCGGCGGCGCTGCTCGGACCCGGCGATGTCGTCGTCGCCATTTCCAATACTGGCCGCACAAAAGACATTCTCGACGCGTGCAAATCGGCAATGGATCGCGGCGCGAGCGTGATCGCTATCACGCATGGCAATTCGCCGCTCGCGCGCATGGCGAATATCGGGCTTTTCGCAAATGTCGACGAAGACACGGATATTTTCTCGCCGATGACTTCCCGCGTATCGCACTTGGCCATCGGCGATATTCTCGCGGTCGGCATGGCGTTGGCACGTGGCCCTGAGTTGGCTGCGCGTCTTGCCGAGGCCAAGGATGTGCTGGAACGAAGACGCGTCGACCTTTGA
- a CDS encoding IS66 family transposase: MPASHLPDDIAALKRIVASRDETIAQLLAEISRLKRWQYGRSSERMTELMDQLQLALGELAAPESAIVATAKVPDADTTSDTSATTDVVPLRRKPRRFPAHLPRETVVHAPGDCGCPECGKQMRALGEDVSEVLDYVPGYFKVLRHVRPKLSCPRCAAVVQEPAPSRPIARSMAGAGLLAQVVVAKYADHTPLYRQAGIFRRAGIELDRATLASWVREGAALLQPLSDAHGRYVLDADKIHTDDTPVPVLEPGRGKTRTGRLWTYVRDDRPAGSRAPPAVWYRYSPDRKGERPREHLAGYTGILQADAFSGYDALYRDGTIIEAGCWAHARRKFYDLYKLDSSPIAEEALRRIGALYVVEREVRGQTPDLRLSARQQRSAPLLTELKAWLEHTLSQVSAKSGLAKAIRYSLGHWHALTRYCEDGRVEVDNNTAERAIRPLVLGRRNYLFAGSDGGGQSAAVIYSLIGTARLNGIEPFAYLRTVFERIADHPINRIDELLPWRLMPAEHVEQQAA, encoded by the coding sequence ATGCCAGCCAGCCATCTGCCCGACGACATTGCCGCCCTCAAGCGCATCGTTGCCTCGCGTGACGAGACCATCGCGCAGTTGCTGGCCGAGATCTCGCGACTGAAGCGATGGCAGTATGGCCGTTCATCGGAGCGTATGACCGAATTGATGGACCAGCTGCAGCTCGCGCTCGGTGAGCTTGCCGCTCCAGAATCGGCCATCGTCGCAACGGCGAAGGTGCCCGATGCCGACACGACTTCGGATACATCGGCCACAACGGACGTTGTTCCGCTGCGTCGCAAGCCACGGCGCTTCCCTGCCCATCTCCCCCGGGAAACTGTTGTTCATGCACCGGGCGATTGCGGATGCCCGGAATGCGGCAAGCAGATGCGCGCGCTCGGTGAAGACGTCTCGGAGGTGCTTGACTATGTGCCCGGTTACTTCAAGGTGCTACGTCACGTACGTCCCAAGCTAAGCTGTCCGCGCTGTGCTGCAGTGGTGCAGGAGCCAGCGCCTTCGCGACCGATAGCGCGATCGATGGCGGGTGCCGGACTACTCGCACAGGTCGTCGTCGCGAAGTACGCTGACCATACGCCGCTATACCGGCAGGCCGGCATCTTTCGCCGCGCGGGCATCGAACTGGACCGGGCAACACTGGCGTCGTGGGTGCGCGAAGGAGCCGCGCTGCTGCAGCCGCTGTCCGATGCACACGGTCGTTACGTGCTCGACGCAGACAAGATCCATACCGACGACACGCCCGTTCCTGTGCTGGAGCCGGGGCGTGGCAAGACGCGCACGGGGCGTCTGTGGACCTATGTGCGCGATGACCGCCCAGCGGGAAGCCGCGCGCCACCAGCAGTCTGGTACAGATACTCACCCGACCGCAAAGGTGAGCGACCTCGGGAACATCTGGCGGGCTATACGGGAATTCTGCAGGCAGATGCTTTCAGCGGGTACGACGCCCTGTATCGTGACGGCACGATCATCGAGGCCGGATGCTGGGCGCATGCCCGGCGCAAATTCTACGACCTGTACAAGCTGGACAGTTCACCGATTGCCGAAGAAGCACTGCGCCGCATTGGGGCGCTATATGTTGTCGAACGCGAGGTTCGCGGTCAAACACCGGACCTGCGCCTGTCTGCGCGTCAACAACGATCCGCCCCATTGCTCACTGAGCTGAAGGCCTGGCTTGAACACACGCTGTCACAGGTCTCGGCGAAGTCGGGACTGGCGAAGGCGATCAGATACTCGCTGGGGCACTGGCACGCACTTACACGCTATTGCGAAGACGGGCGCGTCGAAGTGGATAACAACACGGCGGAGCGCGCGATCAGGCCGCTGGTTCTGGGCAGGCGCAACTATCTGTTCGCAGGTTCCGATGGCGGTGGCCAAAGCGCGGCCGTGATCTACAGCCTCATCGGTACGGCGCGCCTGAACGGTATCGAGCCGTTTGCCTATCTGCGCACGGTGTTTGAGCGCATCGCCGACCATCCCATCAACCGCATCGATGAGTTGCTGCCGTGGCGCCTGATGCCAGCCGAACACGTCGAACAGCAAGCCGCGTAA
- a CDS encoding DUF2827 domain-containing protein yields MKKLRIGITIGLHHEAETLWNNGIKQNAVFLAEALKNCPNVESVVLVNTTHVAITDKLPWDLKRWPTVTFNDAKDNVDVLIELGGQIDPAATDYLKRRGARLISYCCGFEYVHAMESVIFSKPSFGENLFVNQRYDDIWMIPQVANISQAYFEVLRRQTAQVVPFIWSPIFLNERTAKLPNSGEYRPRTGPRRLSVMEPNINVVKFCLYPTMIGELAYREQPDCIELLQVTNAQHLAVNCKEFISLMNQLDIVRQSKAVFLGRFETPTFLAECTDIVISHQWENPLNYFYLEVCWQGYPLVHNATLCTDIGYYYHANNVQEGAKQVIKAIEVHDAQYVVYRDAQRSAINRFMPENEALSKTYTQLLNSLMESPAR; encoded by the coding sequence ATGAAGAAGTTGCGTATTGGAATTACGATCGGACTGCATCATGAGGCCGAGACGCTGTGGAACAACGGCATTAAACAGAATGCCGTATTCCTCGCGGAAGCGCTGAAGAATTGTCCGAATGTCGAAAGCGTCGTGCTGGTCAATACGACGCATGTGGCGATCACGGACAAGTTGCCTTGGGATTTAAAACGCTGGCCTACTGTCACCTTCAACGATGCGAAAGACAACGTCGACGTATTGATAGAACTCGGCGGCCAGATCGATCCGGCCGCGACGGACTACCTCAAGCGGCGCGGTGCACGGCTGATTTCTTATTGTTGCGGCTTCGAGTATGTGCACGCAATGGAGTCCGTCATATTTAGCAAGCCGAGCTTTGGTGAAAATCTGTTCGTCAATCAGCGCTACGACGATATATGGATGATTCCGCAGGTTGCCAATATCAGTCAGGCGTATTTCGAAGTTTTGCGAAGACAAACCGCTCAGGTCGTGCCGTTTATCTGGAGTCCGATTTTTTTGAATGAGCGGACCGCTAAATTGCCGAACTCGGGTGAATACCGGCCTCGCACCGGACCACGCCGACTCAGCGTGATGGAACCGAACATCAACGTTGTTAAATTCTGTCTTTATCCAACGATGATTGGTGAGCTTGCCTATCGCGAGCAGCCAGACTGTATTGAACTGCTGCAGGTCACGAACGCCCAGCATCTTGCAGTAAATTGCAAAGAATTTATTTCATTGATGAATCAGCTCGACATCGTAAGACAGTCCAAGGCTGTGTTCCTAGGCCGTTTCGAAACTCCTACGTTTCTTGCCGAATGCACGGATATCGTGATCTCTCATCAGTGGGAAAACCCTCTGAATTACTTCTATCTGGAAGTGTGCTGGCAAGGATATCCGCTCGTTCACAACGCCACTCTGTGCACAGATATTGGTTACTACTATCACGCCAACAACGTACAAGAGGGGGCAAAACAAGTTATTAAGGCCATCGAGGTGCACGACGCCCAATACGTGGTTTACCGAGACGCTCAGAGATCAGCGATCAATCGTTTCATGCCAGAAAATGAAGCGCTGTCGAAAACATACACGCAATTGTTGAATTCGTTAATGGAAAGCCCTGCACGCTGA
- the edd gene encoding phosphogluconate dehydratase: protein MVSPHSQLKKVTDRVIERSKSTRSAYLARIDAARGKFPARGALSCANLAHGFAGLEGQEKFAIKAVREPNIGIVSSYNEMLSAHAPYKSFPDIIKQAAQKHGGIAQFAGGVPAMCDGITQGNAGMELSLFSREVIAMSTAVALTHNMFDAALCLGVCDKIVPGLAIGALQFGHLPTIFVPAGPMTSGLTNDDKAKVRQEFATGKCNRDALLEAEAAAYHGHGTCTFYGTANSNQMLMEVMGLHLPSAAFVHPHTPLRDALTAEAARRVLDITLERGHYTPIGHVVDEKAIINGIVALLATGGSTNHTLHLVAIARAAGIIIDWNDFDQLSQVVPLLAKIYPNGKADVNHFHAAGGVAFLVRNLLEGGLLHEDVQTVVGHGLSHYTKEPKLIDGKLQWVDGAKESHDSKVLRSIGEPFQPDGGLRLMQGKLGRGVIKISAVAPEHRVVKAPAIVFNSQEEVQEAFDRGELKRDFVAVVRFQGARANGMPELHRLTPLLGVLQDQGFHVALVTDGRMSGASGKVPAVIHISPEALLHGPIGKVRTGDMIVIDAPSGVLDVDIDADEWAAREVEAPLHQAQNEAGFGRELFGVFRHAALPAEEGASVFGALLDAASAPSHRSPDVVKAHATH, encoded by the coding sequence ATGGTTTCCCCGCATTCGCAACTCAAGAAGGTCACCGACCGCGTGATCGAACGCAGCAAGTCCACCCGTTCGGCTTATCTGGCGCGCATCGACGCCGCGCGCGGCAAGTTTCCGGCGCGCGGCGCGTTGTCGTGCGCCAATCTCGCGCACGGCTTCGCGGGTCTCGAAGGGCAGGAAAAGTTCGCGATCAAGGCGGTGCGCGAGCCGAACATCGGCATCGTGTCTTCTTATAACGAAATGCTGTCGGCGCATGCGCCGTACAAGAGCTTCCCCGACATCATCAAGCAGGCGGCGCAGAAGCACGGCGGTATTGCGCAATTCGCGGGCGGCGTGCCGGCCATGTGCGACGGCATCACGCAGGGCAACGCTGGCATGGAGTTGTCGCTGTTCTCGCGCGAAGTCATCGCCATGAGCACGGCCGTGGCGCTCACGCACAACATGTTCGATGCCGCCTTGTGCCTCGGCGTATGCGACAAGATCGTGCCGGGTCTCGCCATCGGCGCGCTGCAGTTCGGACATCTGCCGACCATCTTCGTGCCCGCCGGTCCGATGACGAGCGGCCTCACCAACGACGACAAAGCGAAGGTTCGTCAGGAGTTCGCGACGGGCAAATGCAACCGCGACGCATTGCTCGAAGCGGAAGCGGCGGCTTATCACGGTCACGGCACATGCACGTTTTACGGCACGGCGAACAGCAATCAGATGCTGATGGAAGTGATGGGCCTGCATCTGCCGAGCGCTGCGTTCGTGCATCCGCATACGCCGTTGCGCGATGCACTTACCGCCGAGGCCGCGCGTCGCGTACTGGATATCACGCTCGAACGCGGCCACTACACGCCGATTGGCCACGTCGTCGATGAGAAAGCGATCATCAACGGCATCGTCGCGTTGCTGGCGACGGGCGGCTCCACGAATCACACGCTGCATCTGGTGGCGATTGCGCGCGCGGCGGGGATCATCATCGACTGGAACGACTTCGATCAACTGTCGCAGGTCGTGCCGCTGCTCGCGAAGATCTATCCGAACGGCAAGGCCGATGTGAACCATTTTCACGCGGCGGGCGGCGTTGCGTTCCTCGTGCGCAATCTGCTCGAAGGCGGCTTGCTGCATGAGGACGTGCAGACGGTCGTCGGTCATGGGCTGTCGCATTACACGAAGGAGCCGAAGCTCATCGACGGCAAGCTCCAATGGGTCGATGGCGCTAAAGAAAGTCATGACAGCAAGGTGCTGCGTAGCATTGGCGAGCCGTTTCAGCCGGATGGCGGTTTGCGGCTCATGCAAGGCAAACTCGGGCGGGGTGTGATCAAGATCTCGGCGGTTGCGCCTGAACATCGCGTGGTGAAGGCGCCGGCTATCGTGTTCAATTCGCAGGAAGAAGTGCAGGAGGCGTTCGACAGGGGCGAGCTCAAGCGCGATTTCGTGGCGGTCGTGCGCTTTCAGGGCGCGCGCGCGAATGGCATGCCGGAGTTGCATCGATTGACGCCGTTGCTCGGCGTGTTGCAGGATCAGGGCTTCCATGTGGCGCTCGTGACCGATGGGCGCATGTCGGGCGCATCGGGCAAGGTGCCCGCGGTAATCCACATATCGCCTGAAGCGTTGTTGCATGGTCCGATCGGCAAGGTGCGCACGGGCGATATGATCGTGATCGATGCGCCGTCGGGCGTGCTCGACGTCGATATCGATGCCGATGAATGGGCGGCGCGCGAAGTGGAGGCGCCGCTGCATCAGGCGCAAAACGAGGCGGGCTTCGGGCGTGAGCTGTTCGGCGTGTTCCGTCACGCGGCGTTGCCAGCGGAAGAGGGCGCGTCGGTGTTTGGCGCGCTGCTTGACGCCGCGTCTGCTCCGTCGCACCGCTCGCCCGATGTCGTGAAGGCGCACGCGACACATTGA
- a CDS encoding transposase translates to MGTTLDARSARPSSRKGRPNYAPEYRRQVAVAASEPGISVAKLAQAHGLNLNMVFKWRRQLRAGLFDEVAHSTAVLLPVALPEAPTDEQSAPASLALQPVEPHRESLQSASGIEIELNGARVRVTGMVDPVQLRLVLRCLMPA, encoded by the coding sequence GTGGGGACTACTTTGGACGCAAGGAGTGCGAGACCATCGAGCCGCAAGGGCCGACCGAACTACGCACCGGAGTACCGACGGCAAGTTGCCGTTGCGGCGAGCGAGCCGGGTATTTCGGTAGCGAAGCTCGCGCAGGCGCACGGGCTGAATCTCAATATGGTGTTCAAGTGGCGCCGGCAACTGCGGGCGGGCCTGTTTGACGAGGTGGCGCACAGCACGGCGGTGTTGCTGCCAGTTGCGCTACCTGAAGCACCGACAGACGAGCAGAGCGCGCCGGCGTCACTGGCACTGCAGCCGGTCGAGCCACATCGCGAGAGCCTACAGTCAGCGTCGGGCATCGAGATCGAACTGAACGGTGCCCGTGTGCGCGTCACGGGTATGGTCGATCCAGTGCAGTTGCGCCTCGTGCTGCGCTGCCTGATGCCAGCATGA
- the eda gene encoding bifunctional 4-hydroxy-2-oxoglutarate aldolase/2-dehydro-3-deoxy-phosphogluconate aldolase gives MKTVSEIVRLGPVIPVLAFDSVEQGEHVSRALHAGGVKVLEITLRTAAGIAAIERASQLADDIVVGVGTITKPEHCAQAKKAGAQFGVSPGLTRDMHKAAQDAGLPLLPGVMTPSDIITAMELGYEIVKFFPAQQAGGIPMLQAFHGPFPNLKFCPTGGITAETATSFLAQPNVVCVGGSWLTPKAALATQNWEEVTRLARAATELAAQG, from the coding sequence ATGAAAACGGTAAGCGAAATCGTCCGTCTGGGTCCTGTCATTCCTGTTCTTGCCTTCGATTCGGTCGAGCAGGGCGAGCACGTCTCGCGCGCGCTGCATGCTGGCGGCGTGAAGGTGTTGGAGATTACGTTGCGCACGGCCGCGGGTATCGCGGCAATCGAGCGGGCGAGTCAGCTTGCGGACGATATCGTCGTGGGCGTCGGCACGATCACGAAACCCGAGCATTGTGCACAGGCAAAGAAGGCGGGTGCGCAATTCGGTGTGTCACCCGGCTTGACGCGAGACATGCATAAGGCTGCGCAAGATGCGGGCTTGCCATTGCTGCCTGGCGTGATGACCCCGAGCGACATCATTACGGCGATGGAACTTGGATATGAAATCGTGAAGTTTTTCCCGGCGCAGCAGGCGGGTGGAATTCCGATGCTGCAGGCTTTCCATGGGCCGTTTCCCAACTTGAAGTTCTGTCCGACGGGCGGGATTACCGCCGAGACGGCGACGAGCTTCTTGGCGCAGCCGAATGTGGTTTGTGTGGGCGGGTCTTGGTTGACGCCGAAGGCTGCGCTGGCTACGCAGAATTGGGAGGAGGTTACGAGGCTGGCGCGGGCGGCTACGGAGTTGGCGGCGCAGGGGTGA